The DNA region GTCATGCTGAGCCTCAATTCATCGATGAACCAGTTGGCGATGGCGGCCGGCGCGGCCATTGGCGGCGTGGCCGTGGGCCAGGTGACGTTGACGTCGATCACCTGGTTCGGAGCGATCGGGGTGGCAATCGCGATACTTGGGGTTTGGGGGCTGGCCCGTTTGCGGCGGCAGGCGGAGCAGACCGGTTCAACTGAAGCGGGGCAGTTCGAAACGTCCGAAGCAGCACAGCTCCAAGCGGCTGAAGCAGCGGAGAAAGACGGCGGATGCCCGCAGGTCAGCGGGCAGGGCGCGTAACGCTGCGGGAAAGACGGCGAATGCCCGCAGGTCAGCGGGCAGAGTGCGTAAGCTCTGCCGTTTCGTCCGGTCCGGGCCAGGGTGCGCTTGCGCTGGGTTGGCCATTAGCCATAGATAAACAAAGCGAAAGAAGCTTCCGATTCGCGGCAGATGCGGAAAGGAAGCTTCTTTTTGCATTTGGTTCAAGGCTTGTTTTCTTAACACATTCTGATTGGAAATATCCAATAGAATGGAAAGTAAGTGAAACATACAGCGGCTTGATTGGATATTTCCAATAGATGAGGTTCAGCAGGACGCAAAACGGAAGGTTTGAGTGAATTCTATTGGATATTTCCAATGAGAGCTCCCAATAGCGTACGATTCCCGTCAATCTATTGGATTTTTCCAATGAGAGGTTAAAGTGACGGCCATTCTCCGTTCCGCAACGCAATGGGAGAACACCCATCTCCAACCTTGGGTCTGAAAGCTTACACCCAGTTGCCATTGCGGAAGACCGGCTCGATCGTGCCGTCGGCCAGTTCGCCGTCGATATCGAGCTCCGCGGAGCCGATCATGAAATCGACGTGCGTTAAGCTGACGTTGCCGCCTCTGGCCGTCAATTCCTCTTTGCTCAGCTTGGTTCCGCCCTCGATGTTGACCGGATAGGCGCTGCCGAGCGCCAAGTGGCAAGAGGCGTTCTCGTCGATGCCGGTGTTGTAAAAAATCCGCTTCAGCCGCGAAATCGGGGAATCGTGCGGAACCAGAGCAACTTCGCCGAGGCGGCGGGCGCCTTCATCGGTGCTCAGCAGGTTGGCGAGATGCTCCCGGCCGGATTCGGCGTCATATTCCACCACTTCGCCGTCCCGGAATGTCAGCTTTAAACCTTCCACCAGCTGACCGTTCAGATTCAGGGGCATCGTGCTTGCAACGGTGCCGTTTACACCGCTGCGGTGGGGCATCGAATAAATTTCTTCCGTCGGCATATTGGCCACGAAATAATTGCCCGCCGCGTTGTAGTCGCCGCCCCCCAGCCATAGATGGCCTTCGGGCAGCTCCACGGATAGATCGGTTCCTGGCGCACGATAGTGCAGGAGCTTGTAACGTTTCGCGTTCATGTATTCCTGTTTTTGTTTAAGCTCATCGATATGCTCGCGCCAGGCCGCCACCGGATCATCGCTGTAGACGCGGTTCATTTGGAAAATCGCTTCCCACATCGCCTGAATGCGCCGCTCCTCCGGCAGGTCGGTAAACACTTTATCGGCCCAGGCCCGCGTGGGCGCTTTGATCAGCGACCAGCTGATCTGATTGTTGCGGGTTTGGGCGAAATGCTTCTCGCGCGCCTTGGCGGCCGCTTTAACGGCGGCGGATACTTTGGCGGACGGGATGCCGGCCAGCAGCTCCGGATCGGGCACTTTAATCCGCAGCACCGCGCCGCCTTCCGCCCCGAACTGCTCGGCCATGTCCGCGAGCCACTGCGGATAATACGACAGCGATTCGTCCGAAGCGTTTTCGTACCTGATCCGGGTAATTTGCTCATCCTCCCAATCGACGTGAACATATTTGGCTCCGGCGTGGTAAGCCTTGGTTACGAGCAGCCGCGTGAACTCTACGGTTTCCAAGGGAGCGTAGATCATCAAGCACTGCCCGGGCTGCACGCTGACCCCGATTTTGATGACCAGTTCTGCGTATTTTTCTAGCAGGGTATCAAATGGTTCCATAGGCTGATCTCCTCCGAGTCTTAGTTTCGCTTATGTATACATGATCTATTGTAGCACTTTCTGAAGGGCGAAGGGAGGAAGCGCGAAAGGCTGGATGCTAAGCGAAGGAGGAGAACGGTAAAGCCGAAAGGGACTGGAGGCTGTGCGCTGGCAGGAAAGAGAAGGAAAGAGAAGGGAAAGCCGAAAGCGTGCCGGAAACGGGCTGACCATGAAGGAAAGCGTACCTCGCCGGAATGCACGTACCTCGCCGAAATGCGCGTGCCTTGCCGGAAAGTTCCCGCCATTTTATGCCGCCTTAATATTGCGGTGTTATCGTTAACTCAAGTCCAATTTAAATTTCAGCATCGATCATTTAAAGGAGGTCGGCCAAAAAATGCGCGTTCTTATTGCGGGCGGCGACGGTTTTTGCGGATGGCCAACGGCGCTGTATTTGTCAAAACAAGGGCATGAGGTGGCGATCATCGACAATTTGGCGAGGAGAAAATGGGATGAAGAGCTGCGCTCAAATTCTTTGACCCCGATCGCTTCGCTTCAGGCGCGAGCGGCCAAGTGGGAGGAACTCACGGGCAATACGATCAGGTATTATATTGGGGATTTGAACCACTACGACTTTTTGTGCGAGGTTATGCGCCAGGTCCGCCCGGAGGCGTTCGTGCATTTTGCCGAGCAGCGGTCGGCTCCGTATTCGATGATCGACCGGGAACACGCGGTGTTCACCCAGGTCAACAATGTAGTGGGGACGCTGAACGTGGCCTATGCGATCCGCGAACTGGCGCCGGACTGCCATTTGATCAAGCTTGGCACGATGGGAGAATACGGGACGCCGAATATCGACATTGAGGAAGGGTATATCGAGATCGAGCACAATGGGCGCAAGGACGTGCTGCCGTATCCGAAGCAGCCGGGGTCTTTTTACCATCTGTCGAAGGTGCATGACAGCCATAACCTGATGTTTATTTGCCGGATATGGGGGCTGCGGGTGACCGACCTCAATCAGGGCGTCGTTTACGGGCTGCATACGGATGAGACGCGGCTTGATCCGGTGCTGATGAACCGGTTTGATTACGACGGCGTGTTTGGCACGGCGCTAAACCGTTTTTTGATTCAGGCGGCGATCGGCCACGATTTGACCGTGTACGGGCGAGGCGGGCAAACCCGGGGTTTTCTCAATATTACGGATACGGTGCGCTGTATCGAAATTACCGTCAATCATCCGGCCGACCGCGGGGAGTTTCGCGTATTTAACCAGTTTACCGAGGAGTTTTCGGTGTTGGAGCTGGCGGAAAAGGTAAAAAAAGTGGCGGAACGGGAAGGTCATAAGACGGAAATCGCCCATTTGCCCAACCCTCGGGTTGAAAAGGAATCGCATTATTTCCACGCGAAAAATACGAAGCTGCAGCAGCTTGGCCTTACGCCGAACCTGCTGACGGACGAGGTATTGCTGGGTATTTTCGAAACCGCCCAGAAATATAAAGACCGCGTCGTTATGAGCAATGTGCTGCCCGATGTGAGCTGGGGCTAAAAGGGGGCGTACAAGCCAAATGAAAATCGCCTTCATTACCGAAACGTTTTATCCATCCACAAACGGCGTCGTCACGCGGCTGACGCAAAGCATCCGCTGGCTGGTCCGGGAAGGTCACGAAGCGCTCGTCGTCGCCCCCGATCAGGGCGTGAGCGAAGTGGAAGGGGCCCAGGTGATCGGAGTTCCGAGCTTGCGGTTTTTTCTGTACCCGAACCTGCCGCTGGCGCTGCCGAGCCGACGCGTCGGCAAGGCGCTGCAGACGTTCAAGCCGGACCTTGTTCATGTGGTGAATCCGGCCGTGCTGGGGGCAGCGGGCATATGGTATGGGCGCCGCTACCCGCTGGTCGCTTCGTATCATACCCATGTCCCGCAGTACGCCGATTTTTACAAGCTTCCCTGGCTGAAGCCGGTCCTCTGGAGATATTTGCGCCTGCTGCATAACCGTGCCGATTTGAATCTTTGCACGTCGGGGGCGGTGCAGGAAGAGCTGTTGTCACGCGGGTTCGGCAATGTCCGGCTTTGGCAGCGGGGGGTGGACACGGAGCTGTTCGGCGCCCGGCGCCGAAGCGATGAGATGCGCCGGATGCTTTCGGGCGGCGAACCGGACAAAAGGCTGCTGCTGTACGTGGGCAGATTGGCCGCGGAGAAAGAAATCGAACGTCTCCGCGACGTTCTGCTCGCCTCGGACGATTTCCGGCTGGCGATCGTGGGCGACGGACCGCACCGCGGACGGCTTGAATCCCATTTCGCCGGTACGCGGACGGTGTTTACCGGCTTTTTGCACGGGGAACAGCTGGCCCAGGCTTATGCGTCCAGCGATATTTTCGTATTCCCTTCGACGACCGAAACGCTGGGGCTCGTCCTGCTGGAGGCGATGGTTTCCGGACTTGCCGTCGTGGCGGCCGCAAGCCCGCCCAGCCGGGAGCAAATCCAGGAAGGGATCACCGGGTTTCTGTACGACCCACAAGTCCCGGGCAGTCTGGTTAACGCCATTCTCCCCTTGCAGGATGAAGAGTTGCTGCGCCGCATCGGGGACCGAGCCCGGGAAGCCGCCCTGACCCAAGGCTGGAACGAGCCGAGCCGGCAGCTGCTGGAGTTGTACCGGACGGCCATGGCAAACCCGCAGGGCGGCCGAATTTCGGGTATGGTCCGCAAAAGCGCCAAGCGGGCCAGGTAGAGGCGTTTTCTATTTGACAGCGATCGTTGGCCCGAAAGTTTTGCGGCGGTGATCGCTGTCATTTTTTTGAATGCGGGCATGTATTATGTGTATAATTCCGTGTTGACAAATTGGAATTATATGAATAATAATGGAGGTGCGCACGGTTAGGATTTTGTATAAATTTTAATATTTTTACTTCTTTATAAGATTACGGAAAGCGGGTTGTTTGAGCATGAGCTTCAGCTATTTATCGCATTTGGAATGTCCGGTTTGCGGACGAACCTGCGGGGCGGACGAGGTCCGGCAGTTATGTCCGTGCGGTGCGCCGCTGCTGGCCCGGTACCGTCTGAATGAACTCGGCAAGGATTGGACGCGCGATTCGCTGGTTGGCCGCGAAAATACGCTTTGGCGTTATCATGAATTGTTACCGGTCCTAAATCGCGAAAATATCGTCACGCTAGGGGAAGGGATGACGCCGCTGCTCGATATGCCGCGTCTGGGGCTCGATTACGGGATTTCCCGCTTGTGCATGAAGGACGAAAGCCTGGTGCCCGGCGGCAGTTTCAAAGCCCGCGGCGCGGCCGTGGGCGTCTCCAAGGCGGTGGAGCTCGGCGTACAGAAGTTGGCCATGCCGACCAACGGCAACGCCGGCGCGGCATGGGCGCTGTATGCGGCGCGGGCGGGCATTGAGGCGACGATCGTCATGCCGCAGAACGCGCCCGCGATCACGCGCAGCGAGGCGGCCCTGGCCGGCGCCAGGCTGTATCTGGTGGACGGTCTGATCAGCGATGCCGGGCAAATCGTCGCCCGGGCGGTTGCGGAGGACGGACTGTATGACGCCTCCACTCTGAAAGAGCCGTACCGGATCGAAGGCAAAAAGACGATGGGGATCGAAATCTGCGAGCAGCTGGGCTGGAAATTGCCTGATGTGATTTTGTATCCGACCGGCGGCGGCGTGGGGTTGATCGGGATTTACAAGGCGCTGCTGGAGCTGCGCGAAATCGGCTGGATCCGCGGCCGGCTGCCGCGGCTGGTGGCCGTACAAGCGGAGGGCTGCGCGCCGATCGTCAAGGCCTGGCAGGAGCGAAAAGAGCGCTCGGAATTTTGGCCGGATTCCGCAACGGCGGCGTTTGGCATCAATGTGCCGAAAGCGCTGGGTGATTTTCTGGTGCTGCGGGCGGTCTACGAGACCGCTGGGGCGGCGGTGGCCGTCAGCGACAAGGAGCTGCTGCGGGAGCAGTGGAAAATCGCCCGGCTGGAAGGAGCGTTCATCTGTCCGGAGGGAGCGGCGGCTTTCGCGGCGGCCCGCAAGCTGGCGGAGCAAGGATGGATCAAGGAGGGCGAAACGGTCGTCGTGCTGAACACGGGAGCCGGCGTCAAATATCCGGAAACGGCCCAGGTAGAGCCGCCGCTGCTTAACATCGGGGAATCTATCCCTTCCCGGCTTTCTTAATCCGGGTATACAGGCGGCATAACGGGGGAGGGGAAACGCAGCATGAAACTCGATACGGATTTTATGATTGAACATATTCCGGACTTCGTCCGCGCGGCCGGCCTTACCCTGCGGATCGGCGTCATCGCCATCGTGCTGTCGCTGGCCGTGGCCGTGCTTTACGCCATGATTCTCTATTTCAGGGTGCCGGTTCTTAGGACGCTTGTCCGCGCACATGTGGAAGTTGCCCGCAACACGCCGCTGCTGATCCAGCTGTTTTTTCTGTACTATGGCCTCCCTTCCCTCGGGATCAAGCTGCCCGGGCTGACGGTCGCCTTTATCGCCATGGCGTTTCTGGGCGGCGGTTATTTTACG from Paenibacillus macerans includes:
- a CDS encoding NAD-dependent epimerase/dehydratase family protein translates to MRVLIAGGDGFCGWPTALYLSKQGHEVAIIDNLARRKWDEELRSNSLTPIASLQARAAKWEELTGNTIRYYIGDLNHYDFLCEVMRQVRPEAFVHFAEQRSAPYSMIDREHAVFTQVNNVVGTLNVAYAIRELAPDCHLIKLGTMGEYGTPNIDIEEGYIEIEHNGRKDVLPYPKQPGSFYHLSKVHDSHNLMFICRIWGLRVTDLNQGVVYGLHTDETRLDPVLMNRFDYDGVFGTALNRFLIQAAIGHDLTVYGRGGQTRGFLNITDTVRCIEITVNHPADRGEFRVFNQFTEEFSVLELAEKVKKVAEREGHKTEIAHLPNPRVEKESHYFHAKNTKLQQLGLTPNLLTDEVLLGIFETAQKYKDRVVMSNVLPDVSWG
- a CDS encoding aminopeptidase, translated to MEPFDTLLEKYAELVIKIGVSVQPGQCLMIYAPLETVEFTRLLVTKAYHAGAKYVHVDWEDEQITRIRYENASDESLSYYPQWLADMAEQFGAEGGAVLRIKVPDPELLAGIPSAKVSAAVKAAAKAREKHFAQTRNNQISWSLIKAPTRAWADKVFTDLPEERRIQAMWEAIFQMNRVYSDDPVAAWREHIDELKQKQEYMNAKRYKLLHYRAPGTDLSVELPEGHLWLGGGDYNAAGNYFVANMPTEEIYSMPHRSGVNGTVASTMPLNLNGQLVEGLKLTFRDGEVVEYDAESGREHLANLLSTDEGARRLGEVALVPHDSPISRLKRIFYNTGIDENASCHLALGSAYPVNIEGGTKLSKEELTARGGNVSLTHVDFMIGSAELDIDGELADGTIEPVFRNGNWV
- a CDS encoding glycosyltransferase family 4 protein, which encodes MKIAFITETFYPSTNGVVTRLTQSIRWLVREGHEALVVAPDQGVSEVEGAQVIGVPSLRFFLYPNLPLALPSRRVGKALQTFKPDLVHVVNPAVLGAAGIWYGRRYPLVASYHTHVPQYADFYKLPWLKPVLWRYLRLLHNRADLNLCTSGAVQEELLSRGFGNVRLWQRGVDTELFGARRRSDEMRRMLSGGEPDKRLLLYVGRLAAEKEIERLRDVLLASDDFRLAIVGDGPHRGRLESHFAGTRTVFTGFLHGEQLAQAYASSDIFVFPSTTETLGLVLLEAMVSGLAVVAAASPPSREQIQEGITGFLYDPQVPGSLVNAILPLQDEELLRRIGDRAREAALTQGWNEPSRQLLELYRTAMANPQGGRISGMVRKSAKRAR
- a CDS encoding threonine synthase, which codes for MSFSYLSHLECPVCGRTCGADEVRQLCPCGAPLLARYRLNELGKDWTRDSLVGRENTLWRYHELLPVLNRENIVTLGEGMTPLLDMPRLGLDYGISRLCMKDESLVPGGSFKARGAAVGVSKAVELGVQKLAMPTNGNAGAAWALYAARAGIEATIVMPQNAPAITRSEAALAGARLYLVDGLISDAGQIVARAVAEDGLYDASTLKEPYRIEGKKTMGIEICEQLGWKLPDVILYPTGGGVGLIGIYKALLELREIGWIRGRLPRLVAVQAEGCAPIVKAWQERKERSEFWPDSATAAFGINVPKALGDFLVLRAVYETAGAAVAVSDKELLREQWKIARLEGAFICPEGAAAFAAARKLAEQGWIKEGETVVVLNTGAGVKYPETAQVEPPLLNIGESIPSRLS